From Nycticebus coucang isolate mNycCou1 chromosome 6, mNycCou1.pri, whole genome shotgun sequence, the proteins below share one genomic window:
- the PLD4 gene encoding 5'-3' exonuclease PLD4 isoform X1 translates to MDTKAGPPQKMKPLQRAVATIVWPCRMQPHSTQERGPSMLQVLGILAVLGLGAGTLTYLLWQLPPPPTWGQEHLEEVPTRSWGPLGQEVTESCQLVLVESIPQDLPSAAGSPSAQPLAQAWLQLLDTAQESIHVASYYWSLTGPDIGVNDSSSQLGEALLQKLQQLLDRNISVAVATSDPTLAKESTDLEVLAARGAQVRRVRMGRLTGGVLHSKFWVVDGRHVYVGSANMDWRSLTQVKELGAIIYNCSHLAQDLEKTFQTYWVLGGPQAVLPKTWPQNFSSHINRFQPLRGLFDGVPTTAYFSASPPALCPRGRTRDLDALLTVMEAAQEFIYASVMDYFPTTRFTHPARYWPVLDNALRAAAFSRGVHVRLLVSCWLNTDPTMFPYLRSLQALSNPSANVSVDVKVFIVPVGNHSNIPFSRVSHSKFMVTEEAAYIGTSNWSEDYFSSTSGVGLVVSQRAPSTQPGVTPVQEQLRQLFERDWSSLYAVSLDGQAQGQDCVWQG, encoded by the exons ATGGACACCAAGGCAGGGCCCCCACAG AAGATGAAGCCTCTTCAGAGAGCCGTGGCCACCATTGTGTGGCCCTGCCGCATGCAGCCCCACAGTACACAGGAAAGAGGGCCCAGCATG TTGCAGGTGCTGGGAATACTGGCCGTGCTGGGGCTGGGCGCTGGGACTCTCACTTACCTCCTGTGGcaactgccccctcctcccacctggGGCCAGGAGCACCTTGAGGAAGTGCCCACCAGGTCCTGGGGGCCCCTGGGACAGGAAGTGACGGAGTCCTGCCA GCTTGTCCTTGTGGAAAGCATCCCCCAGGACCTGCCATCTGCAGCTGGCAGCCCATCTGCCCAgcccctggcccaggcctggctgcAGCTGCTGGACACTGCCCAGGAGAGCATCCATGTGGCCTCCTACTACTGGTCCCTCACAGGGCCTGACATTGGGGTCAACGACTCATCCTCCCAGCTG GGAGAGGCCCTTCTGCAGAAGCTGCAACAGCTGCTGGACAGGAACATTTCCGTGGCTGTGGCCACCAGCGACCCTACACTGGCCAAGGAGTCCACCGACCTGGAAGTCCTGGCAGCCCGAG GTGCCCAGGTGCGACGTGTGCGCATGGGGCGGCTCACCGGGGGTGTCCTGCACTCCAAATTCTGGGTTGTGGATGGGCGGCACGTGTACGTGGGCAGTGCCAACATGGACTGGCGGTCCCTGACGCAG GTAAAGGAGCTGGGCGCTATCATCTACAACTGCAGCCACCTGGCCCAGGACCTGGAGAAGACCTTCCAGACCTACTGGGTGCTGGGGGGACCCCAGGCTGTCCTCCCCAAAACCTGGCCTCAGAACTTCTCTTCCCACATCAACCGCTTCCAGCCGCTCCGGGGCCTCTTTGATGGGGTGCCTACCACAGCCTACTTCTCA GCTTCACCACCTGCGCTCTGCCCCCGAGGCCGCACCCGGGACCTGGATGCACTGCTGACGGTGATGGAGGCTGCCCAAGAGTTCATCTATGCCTCAGTGATGGACTATTTCCCCACTACACGCTTCACCCACCCTGCCAG GTACTGGCCAGTGCTGGACAATGCACTGAGGGCGGCAGCCTTCAGCAGAGGCGTGCACGTGCGTTTGCTGGTCAGCTGCTGGCTCAACACAGACCCCACCATGTTCCCCTACTTGCGCTCCCTGCAGGCCCTCAGCAACCCCTCGGCCAATGTCTCTGTGGATGTG AAAGTCTTCATCGTGCCGGTGGGGAACCACTCCAACATCCCCTTCAGCAGGGTGAGCCACAGCAAGTTCATGGTCACAGAGGAGGCAGCCTACATAG GCACATCCAACTGGTCAGAAGATTACTTCAGCAGCACCTCAGGTGTGGGCCTGGTGGTCAGCCAGAGGGCTCCCAGCACCCAGCCGGGTGTGACCCCCGTGCAGGAGCAGCTGAGGCAACTCTTTGAGCGGGACTGGAGTTCGCTCTATGCTGTGAGCCTGGATGGACAAGCTCAGGGCCAGGACTGTGTTTGGCAGGGCTGA
- the PLD4 gene encoding 5'-3' exonuclease PLD4 isoform X2, with product MDTKAGPPQLQVLGILAVLGLGAGTLTYLLWQLPPPPTWGQEHLEEVPTRSWGPLGQEVTESCQLVLVESIPQDLPSAAGSPSAQPLAQAWLQLLDTAQESIHVASYYWSLTGPDIGVNDSSSQLGEALLQKLQQLLDRNISVAVATSDPTLAKESTDLEVLAARGAQVRRVRMGRLTGGVLHSKFWVVDGRHVYVGSANMDWRSLTQVKELGAIIYNCSHLAQDLEKTFQTYWVLGGPQAVLPKTWPQNFSSHINRFQPLRGLFDGVPTTAYFSASPPALCPRGRTRDLDALLTVMEAAQEFIYASVMDYFPTTRFTHPARYWPVLDNALRAAAFSRGVHVRLLVSCWLNTDPTMFPYLRSLQALSNPSANVSVDVKVFIVPVGNHSNIPFSRVSHSKFMVTEEAAYIGTSNWSEDYFSSTSGVGLVVSQRAPSTQPGVTPVQEQLRQLFERDWSSLYAVSLDGQAQGQDCVWQG from the exons ATGGACACCAAGGCAGGGCCCCCACAG TTGCAGGTGCTGGGAATACTGGCCGTGCTGGGGCTGGGCGCTGGGACTCTCACTTACCTCCTGTGGcaactgccccctcctcccacctggGGCCAGGAGCACCTTGAGGAAGTGCCCACCAGGTCCTGGGGGCCCCTGGGACAGGAAGTGACGGAGTCCTGCCA GCTTGTCCTTGTGGAAAGCATCCCCCAGGACCTGCCATCTGCAGCTGGCAGCCCATCTGCCCAgcccctggcccaggcctggctgcAGCTGCTGGACACTGCCCAGGAGAGCATCCATGTGGCCTCCTACTACTGGTCCCTCACAGGGCCTGACATTGGGGTCAACGACTCATCCTCCCAGCTG GGAGAGGCCCTTCTGCAGAAGCTGCAACAGCTGCTGGACAGGAACATTTCCGTGGCTGTGGCCACCAGCGACCCTACACTGGCCAAGGAGTCCACCGACCTGGAAGTCCTGGCAGCCCGAG GTGCCCAGGTGCGACGTGTGCGCATGGGGCGGCTCACCGGGGGTGTCCTGCACTCCAAATTCTGGGTTGTGGATGGGCGGCACGTGTACGTGGGCAGTGCCAACATGGACTGGCGGTCCCTGACGCAG GTAAAGGAGCTGGGCGCTATCATCTACAACTGCAGCCACCTGGCCCAGGACCTGGAGAAGACCTTCCAGACCTACTGGGTGCTGGGGGGACCCCAGGCTGTCCTCCCCAAAACCTGGCCTCAGAACTTCTCTTCCCACATCAACCGCTTCCAGCCGCTCCGGGGCCTCTTTGATGGGGTGCCTACCACAGCCTACTTCTCA GCTTCACCACCTGCGCTCTGCCCCCGAGGCCGCACCCGGGACCTGGATGCACTGCTGACGGTGATGGAGGCTGCCCAAGAGTTCATCTATGCCTCAGTGATGGACTATTTCCCCACTACACGCTTCACCCACCCTGCCAG GTACTGGCCAGTGCTGGACAATGCACTGAGGGCGGCAGCCTTCAGCAGAGGCGTGCACGTGCGTTTGCTGGTCAGCTGCTGGCTCAACACAGACCCCACCATGTTCCCCTACTTGCGCTCCCTGCAGGCCCTCAGCAACCCCTCGGCCAATGTCTCTGTGGATGTG AAAGTCTTCATCGTGCCGGTGGGGAACCACTCCAACATCCCCTTCAGCAGGGTGAGCCACAGCAAGTTCATGGTCACAGAGGAGGCAGCCTACATAG GCACATCCAACTGGTCAGAAGATTACTTCAGCAGCACCTCAGGTGTGGGCCTGGTGGTCAGCCAGAGGGCTCCCAGCACCCAGCCGGGTGTGACCCCCGTGCAGGAGCAGCTGAGGCAACTCTTTGAGCGGGACTGGAGTTCGCTCTATGCTGTGAGCCTGGATGGACAAGCTCAGGGCCAGGACTGTGTTTGGCAGGGCTGA